From the Kallotenue papyrolyticum genome, the window CATGAGGGCGAGGAGCAGGATCTCGCCGCGGAGCTGCCGGCAGCGGTGCCCACTGCCGAGCCACCGCGCAAGGCCGGCACGCCGCCGGCTCAGCTTGGAAGCTAGCCGGCGAGCGGCTGTGGTGAGGAGTTATGAACGTTCTTGTCATCCGACAGATGACCAAGCGCTTTGGTGGTCTGGTGGCGATCAAAGCGCTCGATCTGACGATCCGCGAGCGTGCCATCCACAGCGTGATCGGGCCCAACGGCGCCGGCAAGACAACGGCCTTCAACTGCATCACCGGCTTCTACCAGCCCGAGGAGGGCGACGTCCTGTTCATGGGCGAGTCGATCCTCGGACTGCGGCCCGATCTGATCGCCCGGCGCGGTATTGCGCGCACCTACCAGAACATCCGCCTGTTCAACAACATGACCGCGCTGGAGAACGTGCAGGTGGGCATGCACAGCCATCTGCGCACCAACGTCTTCGACGCGCTGCTGCATACGCCCCGCTTCTGGCGCGACGAGCGCGAGTCGGAGCGCGAGGCGCGGCGACTGCTGCAGTTTGTCGGCCTGCGCGGCAAAGAGTTCTGGATTGCCCGCAATCTGCCCTATGGCGATCAGCGCCGTCTGGAGATCGCGCGTGCGCTGGCGATCCGCCCCAAGCTGCTGCTGCTGGACGAGCCGGCGGCGGGCATGAATCCGCGCGAAACCGACGAGATCATGCATCTGGTGCGCCGCCTGCGCGATGAGTTGGGCATCACCATTTTGCTGATCGAACATGACATGAAACTGGTGATGAGCATTTCGGACATGGTCACCGTGCTGGACTTCGGCCAGAAGATCGCCGAAGGCACGCCACGCGAGGTGCAGCGCGATCCGCGGGTGATCGAGGCCTACCTTGGTTCGGGCGCGACGCAGGCGCACACGCGGCAACGCCCCGCCGCCGGCGCGCCGGGAGGGACGGCGCTGTGAGCCAGCCCAACGTCATGCTCGAGCTGCGGGATGTGCATAGCTACTACGGCAACATCCATGCACTCAAGGGCATCTCGCTCAGCGTCAACCAGGGCGAGGTGGTCACGCTGATCGGCGCCAACGGTGCCGGCAAAACCACCACGCTGCGCACGATCAGCGGTCTGCTCAGGCCGCGCCAGGGCCAGATTCTGCTCAACGGCCAGCGCATCGATCACCTGCCGCCGCACCAGATCGCGCAGCTCGGTGTGGCGCACGCGCCCGAGGGGCGGCGCATCTTCGGGCGCATGACTGTGCGCGAGAACCTGGAGATGGGCGCCTTCAAGCGCTCCGATCGCGCTGAGATCCAGCGCGACATGGAGCGCGTCTTTAGCCTGTTTCCGCGTCTCAGGGAGCGTATCAAC encodes:
- a CDS encoding ABC transporter ATP-binding protein, translated to MNVLVIRQMTKRFGGLVAIKALDLTIRERAIHSVIGPNGAGKTTAFNCITGFYQPEEGDVLFMGESILGLRPDLIARRGIARTYQNIRLFNNMTALENVQVGMHSHLRTNVFDALLHTPRFWRDERESEREARRLLQFVGLRGKEFWIARNLPYGDQRRLEIARALAIRPKLLLLDEPAAGMNPRETDEIMHLVRRLRDELGITILLIEHDMKLVMSISDMVTVLDFGQKIAEGTPREVQRDPRVIEAYLGSGATQAHTRQRPAAGAPGGTAL
- a CDS encoding ATP-binding cassette domain-containing protein yields the protein MLELRDVHSYYGNIHALKGISLSVNQGEVVTLIGANGAGKTTTLRTISGLLRPRQGQILLNGQRIDHLPPHQIAQLGVAHAPEGRRIFGRMTVRENLEMGAFKRSDRAEIQRDMERVFSLFPRLRERINQAGGTLSGGEQQMLAIGRALMSRPRILLLDEPSMGLAPVLVEQIFRIIEDINREGTTILLVEQNALMALGVAHRGYVLQTGEIVLQGDAASLEQNEMVQKAYLGME